A section of the Streptomyces sp. CG1 genome encodes:
- a CDS encoding DUF6479 family protein → MSTASMQLAAASGLMSLVLFVVAVGVLAFLAGGFWLTSRVKYRESPRPRPEEQPTLPPEGPVHEVRENRESQEVPVIPKGGRPLTPYELSNQDTRPSASKERPRWSRGSSGSFGGGGLGAH, encoded by the coding sequence ATGAGTACCGCATCGATGCAGCTGGCCGCAGCTAGCGGCCTGATGAGCCTCGTGTTGTTCGTCGTGGCCGTGGGTGTACTCGCGTTTCTCGCCGGCGGCTTCTGGTTGACCTCCCGTGTCAAGTACCGCGAATCCCCCCGGCCTCGCCCCGAGGAGCAGCCCACGCTGCCGCCGGAGGGCCCGGTGCACGAAGTCCGGGAGAACAGGGAATCCCAGGAGGTGCCCGTGATCCCCAAGGGCGGCCGCCCGCTCACCCCGTACGAGCTGAGCAACCAGGACACCAGGCCGAGCGCGTCGAAGGAGCGTCCGCGCTGGAGCCGGGGTTCCAGCGGCTCGTTCGGTGGCGGCGGACTCGGCGCCCACTGA
- a CDS encoding RpiB/LacA/LacB family sugar-phosphate isomerase — protein MRISVSSDMDEPVARVLLAELRRRGHEVRTHGALRPGADAQWAVCSEAAARDVADGAADQAVVCCWTGTGASIAANKVPGVRAALCTDAVTADGARRWNDANVLALSLRLTSEPLLKEILDAWFAGEPSQDPEDRQNVARVGRLDADRNDS, from the coding sequence ATGCGGATCTCCGTCTCCTCCGACATGGACGAACCCGTGGCCCGTGTCCTCCTCGCCGAGCTACGGCGCCGTGGCCACGAGGTACGGACGCACGGCGCCCTGCGGCCCGGCGCGGACGCGCAGTGGGCGGTCTGCTCCGAGGCGGCCGCCCGGGACGTGGCCGACGGCGCCGCCGATCAGGCCGTGGTGTGCTGCTGGACTGGCACCGGTGCCTCGATCGCGGCGAACAAGGTGCCCGGCGTACGCGCGGCGCTGTGCACGGACGCCGTCACGGCGGACGGCGCGCGCCGCTGGAACGACGCGAACGTCCTCGCGCTGAGCCTGCGCCTGACCTCCGAACCGCTGCTGAAGGAGATCCTCGACGCCTGGTTCGCCGGGGAACCCAGCCAGGACCCCGAGGACCGGCAGAACGTGGCCCGCGTCGGCCGCCTGGACGCCGACCGGAACGATTCCTAG
- a CDS encoding FAD-dependent oxidoreductase has protein sequence MSRYPHLMSPLDLGFTTLPNRVLMGSMHVGLEEAERGFERMAAFYAARARGGVGLIVTGGIAPNDEGRPYEGGAKLTTDAEAEQHKAVTGAVHGEGGRIALQILHFGRYAYHQDLVAPSPLQAPISPFVPRELTDADIERTIDDYARTARLARQAGYDGVEIMGSEGYLINEFIALQTNRRTDRWGGSYENRMRFPVEIVKRVREAVGEDFIVIYRLSMLDLVPGGSSLEEVITLGKAVEAAGATIINTGIGWHEARIPTIATSVPRGAYTWVTKRLMGEVSVPLVTTNRINTPDLAEELLAGGFADMVSMARPMLADPDFVAKAAAGTPEAINTCIGCNQACLDHTFSGRITSCLVNPRACHETELVLSPTRLKKRVAVVGAGPAGLACAVSAAERGHEVTLFDAASEIGGQLNVARKVPGKQEFDETLRYFRHQLDAHGVDVRLDTWVTAETVAGYDEVVVATGVTPRTPDIPGIDHPRVLGYLDVLRGGAPVGDRVAVLGAGGIGFDVAEYLTDGGDKASEDPRTYFRAWGVDMDYQEPGGLAAPQRPAPPRQVHLLQRKTTKVGAGLGKTTGWIHRTELKHRGVTMVPGVRYDRIDDAGLHITVGEESTVLEVDTVVLCTGQEPRRDLYDELAAAGRSVHLIGGADVAAELDAKRAIKQGTELAAAL, from the coding sequence ATGAGCCGTTACCCGCACCTGATGAGCCCGCTCGACCTGGGCTTCACCACCCTGCCCAACCGCGTCCTCATGGGCTCCATGCACGTCGGCCTGGAGGAGGCCGAGCGCGGCTTCGAGCGCATGGCGGCCTTCTACGCGGCCCGCGCACGCGGCGGCGTGGGCCTCATCGTCACCGGCGGCATCGCGCCCAACGACGAGGGCCGGCCGTACGAGGGCGGCGCCAAGCTCACCACCGACGCGGAGGCCGAGCAGCACAAGGCCGTCACCGGCGCCGTGCACGGCGAGGGCGGCCGGATCGCGCTGCAGATCCTGCACTTCGGGCGGTACGCGTACCACCAGGACCTTGTCGCGCCGAGCCCGCTGCAGGCGCCGATCAGCCCCTTCGTGCCGCGTGAGCTGACCGACGCCGACATCGAGCGGACCATCGACGACTACGCCCGCACCGCCCGCCTCGCCCGGCAGGCAGGCTACGACGGCGTGGAGATCATGGGCTCCGAGGGCTATCTCATCAACGAGTTCATCGCCCTGCAGACCAATCGGCGCACCGACCGCTGGGGCGGATCGTACGAGAACCGGATGCGTTTCCCCGTCGAGATTGTCAAGCGGGTGCGCGAGGCCGTCGGCGAGGACTTCATCGTCATCTACCGCCTCTCCATGCTGGACCTGGTCCCGGGCGGCTCCTCGCTGGAGGAGGTGATCACCCTCGGCAAGGCGGTCGAGGCCGCCGGGGCGACGATCATCAACACCGGCATCGGCTGGCACGAGGCCCGCATCCCGACCATCGCCACCTCCGTGCCGCGCGGCGCCTACACCTGGGTCACCAAGAGGCTCATGGGCGAGGTGTCCGTGCCGCTGGTGACCACCAACCGCATCAACACCCCTGATCTGGCTGAGGAGTTGCTGGCCGGCGGCTTTGCCGACATGGTCTCCATGGCCCGGCCGATGCTCGCCGACCCCGATTTCGTCGCCAAGGCCGCCGCCGGGACGCCCGAGGCCATCAACACCTGTATCGGCTGCAACCAGGCGTGCCTCGACCACACCTTCAGCGGCCGCATCACCTCCTGCCTGGTCAATCCGCGCGCCTGCCACGAGACCGAGCTGGTGCTCTCGCCGACCCGGCTGAAGAAGCGCGTCGCCGTCGTCGGCGCCGGCCCGGCCGGCCTCGCCTGCGCGGTCTCCGCCGCCGAACGCGGCCACGAGGTCACGCTCTTCGACGCCGCGAGCGAGATCGGCGGTCAGCTCAACGTGGCCCGCAAGGTTCCCGGCAAGCAGGAGTTCGACGAGACGCTGCGCTACTTCCGCCACCAGCTCGACGCGCACGGCGTCGACGTACGCCTCGACACCTGGGTCACCGCCGAGACGGTCGCCGGCTACGACGAGGTCGTCGTCGCCACCGGCGTCACCCCGCGCACCCCCGACATCCCCGGCATCGACCACCCCCGCGTCCTCGGCTACCTCGACGTGCTGCGGGGCGGCGCCCCCGTCGGCGACCGGGTCGCCGTCCTCGGCGCCGGCGGCATCGGCTTCGACGTCGCCGAGTACCTCACCGACGGCGGCGACAAGGCGAGCGAGGACCCGCGGACGTACTTCCGCGCCTGGGGTGTCGACATGGACTACCAGGAGCCGGGTGGCCTCGCCGCACCGCAGCGGCCCGCCCCGCCGCGCCAGGTCCACCTGCTCCAGCGCAAGACCACCAAGGTCGGCGCGGGCCTCGGCAAGACCACCGGCTGGATCCACCGCACCGAGCTGAAGCACCGCGGCGTGACCATGGTCCCGGGCGTGCGCTACGACCGGATCGACGACGCCGGCCTGCACATCACCGTCGGTGAGGAGAGCACGGTCCTGGAGGTCGACACGGTGGTCCTGTGCACCGGCCAGGAGCCGCGCCGCGACCTGTACGACGAGCTGGCCGCCGCCGGGCGCAGCGTCCATCTGATCGGCGGCGCGGACGTCGCGGCCGAACTGGACGCCAAGCGGGCCATCAAGCAGGGCACGGAGCTGGCGGCGGCGCTGTAG
- a CDS encoding PTS-dependent dihydroxyacetone kinase phosphotransferase subunit DhaM has translation MSDEKLVGIVLVSHSAEVAASVAELAKGLAGGAPAVPVAPAGGTEGGGLGTSAELISAAAASVDRGVGVAVLTDLGSAVLTVKALLAEGDELPDGTRLVDAPFLEGSVAAVVTAATGADLDAVEAAATEAYGYRKA, from the coding sequence GTGAGCGACGAGAAGCTGGTCGGGATCGTACTGGTGTCGCACAGCGCGGAGGTGGCCGCCTCGGTCGCCGAGCTGGCGAAGGGGCTGGCGGGCGGGGCACCGGCCGTGCCCGTGGCCCCGGCCGGCGGCACCGAGGGCGGCGGGCTCGGCACCAGCGCCGAGCTGATCTCCGCGGCAGCGGCCTCGGTGGACCGGGGCGTCGGCGTCGCGGTGCTCACCGACCTCGGCAGTGCCGTGCTCACCGTGAAGGCGCTGCTCGCCGAGGGCGACGAACTGCCGGACGGGACACGGCTGGTGGACGCGCCGTTCCTGGAGGGCTCGGTGGCAGCGGTCGTCACGGCCGCCACCGGTGCCGACCTGGACGCGGTCGAGGCGGCGGCGACAGAAGCGTACGGCTACCGCAAGGCGTGA
- a CDS encoding PadR family transcriptional regulator, which translates to MSLPHAILTALLEKPSSGLELTRRFDKSIGYFWSATHQQIYRELGKLEAEGLIRTLPSEQPARGQKKSYDVLPAGRAELARWTAAAQDPKPLRDTLLLRLRASAVVGTAGLEADLRRHLELHRRQLAEYREIEQRDFPPDRDAPEDRLRHLVLRAGIDLETFWTQWLTHALTELSAVPDTD; encoded by the coding sequence ATGTCACTCCCGCACGCGATCCTCACCGCCCTGCTGGAAAAGCCGTCGTCGGGACTGGAACTGACCCGCCGGTTCGACAAGTCGATCGGGTACTTCTGGTCCGCGACGCACCAGCAGATCTATCGCGAGCTGGGGAAGCTGGAGGCCGAGGGGCTCATCCGCACGCTGCCGTCCGAACAGCCGGCCCGCGGGCAGAAGAAGAGCTACGACGTGCTGCCCGCGGGCCGTGCCGAACTGGCCCGCTGGACCGCCGCCGCGCAGGACCCCAAGCCGCTGCGGGACACGCTCCTGCTGCGGCTGCGGGCCTCGGCGGTGGTCGGCACGGCGGGCCTGGAGGCGGACCTGCGCCGCCATCTGGAGCTGCACCGGCGGCAGTTGGCCGAGTACCGGGAGATCGAGCAGCGCGACTTCCCGCCGGACCGGGACGCCCCCGAGGACCGGCTGCGCCACCTCGTGCTGCGGGCCGGCATCGACCTGGAGACCTTCTGGACCCAGTGGCTCACCCACGCCCTGACGGAGCTCTCCGCAGTGCCCGACACCGATTGA
- a CDS encoding glycoside hydrolase family 75 protein → MRVPALTLAAAGATLLAPAALPVPAAAAHPRDRPAARSEGGVAAADLLARLGECQEISHGRYSTDEGSPANVPVCGTQDAVFWKADLDIDCDGRPGARCNRGTDPQFASTTAYQQSDGRYLNAETLPYIVVPAPSPIWNPEEDGVRGGSVAAVVYRDQVQYAVVGDTGPGNVIGEASYATARGLGLRPDPDGGGAPSDVTYIVFKNSRVDPIEDHAAAVAEGERLARMFVARK, encoded by the coding sequence GTGCGTGTCCCCGCCCTGACGCTGGCCGCGGCCGGTGCCACCCTGCTCGCCCCGGCCGCGCTGCCCGTCCCGGCCGCCGCCGCTCATCCCCGGGACCGGCCCGCGGCCCGCAGCGAAGGCGGTGTCGCCGCCGCCGACCTGCTGGCCCGGCTGGGCGAGTGCCAGGAGATCTCCCACGGCCGGTACAGCACCGACGAGGGCAGCCCCGCGAACGTACCCGTCTGCGGCACCCAGGACGCCGTCTTCTGGAAGGCCGACCTGGACATCGACTGCGACGGACGGCCCGGCGCCCGCTGCAACCGCGGTACCGACCCGCAGTTCGCCTCGACGACCGCCTACCAGCAGTCCGACGGCCGCTATCTGAATGCCGAGACCCTGCCCTACATCGTCGTCCCGGCCCCGAGCCCCATCTGGAACCCCGAAGAGGACGGCGTGCGGGGCGGATCCGTGGCCGCCGTCGTCTACCGGGACCAGGTGCAGTACGCCGTGGTCGGCGACACCGGCCCCGGCAACGTCATCGGCGAGGCCTCCTACGCCACCGCCCGGGGCCTCGGCCTGCGACCCGACCCGGACGGCGGCGGAGCACCCTCCGATGTCACCTACATCGTCTTCAAGAACTCCCGCGTGGACCCCATCGAGGACCACGCGGCGGCGGTGGCCGAGGGAGAGCGGCTGGCCAGGATGTTCGTTGCGCGGAAATGA
- a CDS encoding acyl-CoA dehydrogenase family protein yields MHLDHTPEQQRLRAELRAYFAQLVPDNAYARYADPAAQKRFYRETIRRLGTDGWLGVGWPEEYGGRGMTAMEQFIFFDEAAQAGVPLPLMALNTVGPTLMRYGTDEQKAYFLPRILSGEIDFAIGYSEPDAGTDLAALKTRAVRDGEDYVVNGQKIWTTNGDTADWVWLAVRTDPAAPPHKGITMLLVPTSDPGYSCTVINTLASHDTTASYYENIRVPVSRRVGEENQGWRLITNQLNHERVTLAAHGTMAIRALYDVQRWARETKLADGRRVADLPWVRRLLARTHTRLDAMKLLNWQMVTAVQEGTLTPQDASAVKVYGSEARRDAYAWLMEIVAAAGPLKEGSAGAVLHGELERGYRSAVIFTFGGGNNEIQREIISWIGLGMPRVRR; encoded by the coding sequence GTGCATCTCGACCACACGCCCGAGCAGCAGCGACTGCGCGCCGAACTGCGCGCCTACTTCGCACAGCTGGTCCCGGACAACGCCTACGCCCGGTACGCCGACCCGGCCGCGCAGAAGCGCTTCTACCGCGAAACCATCCGCCGCCTCGGCACGGACGGCTGGCTCGGCGTCGGCTGGCCCGAGGAGTACGGCGGGCGCGGCATGACGGCGATGGAGCAGTTCATCTTCTTCGACGAGGCCGCGCAGGCCGGCGTACCGCTGCCGCTGATGGCGCTGAACACGGTCGGCCCGACGCTCATGCGGTACGGCACCGACGAACAGAAGGCGTACTTCCTGCCGCGCATCCTCTCCGGCGAGATCGACTTCGCCATCGGCTACAGCGAGCCCGACGCCGGCACCGACCTGGCCGCCCTGAAGACCAGGGCCGTACGCGACGGCGAGGACTATGTCGTCAACGGGCAGAAGATCTGGACGACGAACGGCGACACGGCCGACTGGGTGTGGCTGGCGGTGCGCACCGACCCCGCCGCGCCACCGCACAAGGGCATCACCATGCTCCTGGTACCGACCTCGGACCCCGGCTACTCCTGCACGGTCATCAACACGCTCGCCTCGCACGACACCACCGCCAGCTACTACGAGAACATCCGCGTCCCCGTCTCCCGGCGCGTCGGCGAGGAGAACCAGGGCTGGCGGCTGATCACCAACCAGCTCAACCACGAACGCGTCACCCTCGCCGCGCACGGCACCATGGCCATCCGTGCCCTGTACGACGTGCAGCGCTGGGCGCGGGAGACCAAGCTCGCCGACGGCCGCCGGGTCGCCGACCTGCCCTGGGTGCGCCGGCTGCTGGCCCGTACCCACACCCGGCTCGACGCGATGAAACTGCTCAACTGGCAGATGGTCACGGCCGTCCAGGAAGGCACGCTCACCCCGCAGGACGCCTCCGCCGTCAAGGTCTACGGCTCCGAGGCCCGCCGCGACGCCTACGCCTGGCTCATGGAGATCGTCGCGGCCGCGGGCCCGCTCAAGGAGGGCTCGGCGGGCGCCGTCCTGCACGGCGAACTGGAACGCGGCTACCGCTCGGCCGTCATCTTCACCTTCGGCGGCGGCAACAACGAGATCCAGCGCGAGATCATCTCCTGGATCGGCCTGGGGATGCCGAGGGTACGGCGCTAG
- the dhaK gene encoding dihydroxyacetone kinase subunit DhaK — translation MKMLINVPETVVADALRGMAAAYPDLTVDVENRVIVRGDAPVAGQVALVSGGGSGHEPLHGGFVGPGMLSAACPGEVFTSPVPDQMARAAAAVDSGAGVLFVVKNYTGDVLNFDMAAELAEDEGIQVAKVLVNDDVAVTDSLYTAGRRGTGATLFVEKIAGAAAAEGQPLERVEAIGRQVNENSRSFGVALSACTTPAKGTPTFDLPVGELELGIGIHGEPGRERRAMMTSGEIADFAVNAILEDLPPRNPVLVLVNGMGATPLLELFGFNAEVQRVLSERGVAVARTLVGNYVTSLDMAGASVTLCQVDEELLRLWDAPVKTPALRWGM, via the coding sequence ATGAAGATGCTGATCAACGTGCCCGAGACCGTCGTGGCGGACGCGCTGCGCGGGATGGCGGCCGCTTATCCCGACCTGACCGTGGACGTGGAGAACCGGGTGATCGTCCGCGGGGACGCTCCGGTGGCCGGGCAGGTCGCGCTGGTGTCCGGCGGCGGGTCGGGCCACGAGCCGCTGCACGGCGGGTTCGTCGGCCCGGGCATGCTCTCCGCCGCGTGTCCCGGCGAGGTGTTCACCTCACCGGTGCCGGACCAGATGGCACGTGCCGCGGCCGCCGTGGACAGCGGAGCCGGGGTGCTGTTCGTCGTGAAGAACTACACCGGTGACGTACTGAACTTCGACATGGCGGCCGAACTGGCCGAGGACGAGGGCATCCAGGTCGCCAAGGTGCTGGTGAACGACGACGTGGCCGTCACCGACAGCCTCTACACGGCGGGCCGGCGCGGCACCGGCGCGACCCTGTTCGTGGAGAAGATCGCGGGCGCCGCGGCCGCCGAGGGGCAGCCGCTGGAGCGGGTCGAGGCCATCGGCCGTCAGGTGAACGAGAACTCGCGCAGCTTCGGCGTGGCCCTCAGCGCCTGTACGACCCCTGCGAAGGGCACCCCGACCTTCGATCTGCCGGTCGGCGAGCTGGAGTTGGGCATCGGCATCCACGGCGAGCCGGGCCGCGAGCGGCGGGCGATGATGACCTCCGGGGAGATCGCCGACTTCGCGGTGAACGCGATCCTGGAGGACCTGCCGCCGCGCAACCCCGTGCTGGTGCTGGTCAACGGCATGGGCGCCACCCCGCTGCTGGAACTGTTCGGCTTCAACGCCGAAGTGCAGCGGGTGCTCAGCGAGCGTGGGGTGGCCGTGGCCCGCACGCTCGTCGGCAACTACGTCACCTCGCTGGACATGGCGGGCGCCTCGGTGACGCTGTGTCAGGTCGATGAGGAGCTGCTGAGGCTGTGGGACGCTCCGGTGAAGACCCCGGCGCTGCGCTGGGGGATGTGA
- a CDS encoding helix-turn-helix transcriptional regulator has product MTIFPPDPDFEALRLELARLRAARGWSYDELAARSGLARRTLIEIEQGRTIGTLKTWHALAHALSTPLDELFGALCQGHEPPRREGD; this is encoded by the coding sequence GTGACGATCTTCCCGCCCGATCCGGATTTCGAGGCGCTGCGTCTGGAGCTCGCGCGGCTGCGGGCGGCGCGGGGCTGGAGCTATGACGAGCTCGCGGCTCGAAGCGGCCTGGCCAGGAGGACTCTGATCGAGATCGAGCAAGGTCGCACCATCGGCACCCTCAAGACGTGGCACGCGCTGGCTCACGCCTTGAGCACGCCGCTGGACGAACTCTTCGGAGCTCTATGTCAGGGGCACGAACCACCTCGGCGGGAGGGCGACTGA
- a CDS encoding anti-sigma factor antagonist, with protein MENGQLSRARARPIRPTLLLTQTVHAHRPETGAVSVLKARGTVDASNATEFSEAVAEHIAQADRAGELPVLDMTEAYLACAAAVRAVDRATGVLAFSGRVLPVVQPRPHVREALRTAGLPDVRVYATMASALAALNSLHAPEARRRPGPRPGGTSW; from the coding sequence ATGGAAAACGGCCAGCTGTCGCGTGCCAGGGCTCGCCCCATCCGCCCCACCCTGCTGCTGACGCAGACCGTGCACGCGCACCGGCCCGAGACCGGCGCGGTCAGCGTCCTGAAGGCCCGGGGCACCGTCGACGCCTCCAACGCCACGGAGTTCTCCGAAGCGGTCGCCGAGCACATCGCCCAAGCCGACCGGGCCGGCGAACTCCCCGTGCTGGACATGACCGAGGCGTACCTCGCCTGCGCGGCCGCGGTGCGGGCCGTGGACCGGGCGACCGGGGTCCTCGCCTTCTCCGGCCGCGTCCTGCCCGTCGTACAGCCCCGGCCGCATGTGCGGGAGGCGCTGCGCACCGCGGGACTGCCGGACGTCCGGGTCTACGCCACGATGGCGTCCGCCCTGGCCGCCCTCAACTCCCTGCATGCCCCGGAGGCCCGAAGACGCCCGGGCCCGCGGCCCGGCGGCACCAGTTGGTGA
- a CDS encoding fibronectin type III domain-containing protein has product MRRVPWPFLPACGALLLVASCGWGRADADEGRAPGAPTGVTAQAGSATSVHVMWNEVRDTPGVRLYDVYRGTTKVEEVPGSQHMVDVTRLRPSTMYAFTVRARDTEGRLGPPSRAVRARTPAMVAADRSAPTRPSTPAGRAVGSREVQLSWGASRDDRGVVSYDVYQGGAKIHSVGGNQTATVITGLRPGTGYVFTVRARDAADNLSPASAPVRLTTPGTDDGRSTAPTGFTARTHRADGAYYIDLSWDPPQVDGVITEYRIQLDGTSATSLVWGGTPPPGRASYSFYVGRSAGEEHRVRLRARLPDGTWGGWSAERTTTTGG; this is encoded by the coding sequence GTGCGACGCGTTCCCTGGCCGTTCCTGCCGGCCTGCGGGGCCCTGCTGCTGGTCGCGTCCTGCGGCTGGGGCCGGGCCGACGCCGACGAGGGCCGGGCGCCCGGCGCTCCGACCGGGGTCACCGCGCAGGCGGGCAGTGCCACGAGCGTGCACGTGATGTGGAACGAGGTACGGGACACCCCGGGTGTCCGTCTCTATGACGTATATCGCGGCACCACGAAGGTCGAGGAAGTGCCGGGTTCGCAGCACATGGTGGACGTCACCAGGCTCAGGCCGTCGACCATGTATGCCTTCACCGTGCGGGCTCGGGACACCGAGGGCCGGCTCGGCCCGCCCAGCCGGGCGGTGCGGGCGCGGACACCGGCCATGGTGGCGGCGGACCGCTCGGCACCGACCCGGCCTTCCACACCCGCCGGGCGGGCCGTCGGCAGCCGGGAGGTCCAGCTGTCCTGGGGCGCGTCCCGGGACGACCGGGGTGTGGTGTCGTACGACGTGTACCAGGGCGGGGCAAAGATCCACAGCGTCGGCGGGAACCAGACCGCGACCGTGATCACCGGGCTGCGCCCGGGCACCGGCTACGTCTTCACGGTGCGGGCCCGCGACGCCGCCGACAACCTCTCGCCCGCGAGCGCCCCGGTCCGCCTCACCACCCCGGGCACCGACGACGGCCGCAGCACCGCGCCCACGGGGTTCACCGCGCGGACCCATCGGGCCGACGGGGCCTACTACATCGACCTGTCCTGGGACCCGCCACAGGTGGACGGGGTGATCACCGAGTACCGGATCCAGCTGGACGGCACCTCGGCCACCTCGCTGGTCTGGGGCGGCACGCCCCCGCCCGGCCGGGCGAGCTACAGCTTCTACGTCGGCCGGAGCGCGGGAGAGGAACACCGGGTGCGGCTGCGGGCCCGGCTGCCCGACGGCACCTGGGGCGGCTGGTCGGCGGAGCGGACGACGACGACAGGCGGCTGA
- the dhaL gene encoding dihydroxyacetone kinase subunit DhaL — protein sequence MLDADFFRRWMAATAVSVDREAEHLTALDSPIGDADHGSNLQRGFRAVTAALEKEAPGTPGAVLTLAGRQLISTVGGASGPLYGTLLRRTGKALGDAPEVGAEQLAEALRSGVDGVMALGGAAPGDKTMIDALVPAVDALADGFAAARTAAEEGAVATIPLQARKGRASYLGARSIGHQDPGATSSALLIAALEEAAEG from the coding sequence GTGCTCGACGCCGACTTCTTCCGCCGTTGGATGGCGGCGACCGCCGTGTCCGTCGACCGTGAGGCGGAGCACCTGACCGCCCTCGACTCGCCCATCGGTGACGCCGACCACGGAAGCAATCTGCAGCGCGGCTTCAGGGCCGTGACGGCCGCCCTGGAGAAGGAGGCGCCGGGCACCCCGGGCGCCGTGCTGACCCTCGCCGGCCGGCAGCTCATCTCGACGGTCGGCGGCGCGTCGGGGCCGCTGTACGGCACGCTGCTGCGCCGCACCGGCAAGGCGCTCGGCGATGCCCCCGAGGTCGGTGCGGAGCAGCTGGCCGAGGCGCTGCGCTCGGGCGTGGACGGGGTGATGGCGCTCGGCGGGGCGGCCCCCGGCGACAAGACCATGATCGACGCCCTGGTGCCGGCCGTGGACGCGCTCGCCGACGGCTTCGCCGCCGCGCGGACCGCCGCCGAGGAGGGCGCGGTGGCCACCATCCCGCTGCAGGCCCGCAAGGGACGGGCGAGTTATCTCGGCGCGCGCAGCATCGGCCACCAGGACCCCGGGGCGACCTCGTCGGCGCTGCTGATCGCCGCGCTCGAAGAAGCGGCGGAGGGCTGA
- a CDS encoding ANTAR domain-containing protein, whose protein sequence is MKPSSAPSAAPAPLVIESSVVDGLPAEAALLLRIPGSLDTAGAQAWSAELRGHLEQADRAGLRPVLDMAHVQLGGAAVLHTLSETTRSRAGRPDLIIVRARPGVREALHLARLDGVRLYATLDEALRELARAAARVEDLPAWRSQMADPLRPSYEDLRKEVRALRARVRTAPVIGVAQGVLMVRYGLPDAGTAFRALREASQRFNVPLRVLVSAVVVARPPGGEVWFPGRRPLPVPQLRILARDGRDPRYRRRMIDAVLHEALAVGRAPAGYVRCVDPAENALMLETDHGCADPFLDHLVRGRDEGTADTVARLSGRRVCVPDVAADVLLSEESRRVLLATGTAALQSIPVLSAAGSCTGVITLHWPDAGHRPTVTQAETLDALAAETAAWLSWYHRSVLLDALEHVHRTVTGST, encoded by the coding sequence ATGAAACCCTCTTCCGCTCCGTCCGCCGCCCCGGCCCCGCTGGTCATCGAGTCGTCCGTCGTGGACGGACTGCCCGCCGAGGCTGCCCTGCTGCTGCGCATCCCCGGCAGCCTCGACACCGCGGGAGCCCAGGCCTGGTCGGCGGAGCTGCGCGGCCATCTCGAACAGGCGGACCGCGCGGGTCTGCGGCCCGTCCTCGACATGGCGCATGTGCAGCTCGGCGGCGCCGCGGTGCTGCACACGCTCAGCGAGACGACCCGCTCGCGCGCCGGACGCCCGGACCTGATCATCGTCCGCGCCCGGCCCGGCGTGCGCGAGGCGTTGCACCTCGCCCGGCTGGACGGCGTCCGGCTCTACGCCACCCTCGACGAAGCACTGCGCGAACTGGCCCGTGCCGCCGCCCGCGTGGAGGACCTGCCCGCCTGGCGCTCACAGATGGCGGATCCGCTGCGGCCCAGTTACGAGGATCTCCGTAAAGAAGTGCGCGCGCTGCGCGCCCGGGTGCGCACCGCCCCGGTCATCGGCGTGGCCCAGGGCGTGCTCATGGTCCGCTACGGCCTGCCGGACGCCGGCACCGCCTTCCGGGCGCTGCGCGAGGCCTCGCAGCGGTTCAACGTGCCGTTGCGCGTCCTCGTCTCCGCCGTGGTGGTGGCCCGGCCCCCGGGCGGCGAGGTCTGGTTCCCGGGCCGTCGCCCGCTGCCCGTGCCGCAGCTGCGCATCCTGGCCCGGGACGGCCGGGACCCCCGCTACCGGCGCCGGATGATCGACGCCGTCCTGCACGAGGCACTGGCCGTCGGACGCGCACCGGCCGGGTACGTGCGTTGTGTCGACCCGGCCGAGAACGCGCTGATGCTGGAGACCGACCACGGCTGCGCCGACCCGTTCCTCGACCACCTCGTGCGCGGCCGCGACGAGGGCACGGCCGACACCGTCGCCCGGCTGAGCGGACGCCGGGTGTGCGTGCCCGACGTGGCCGCCGACGTGCTCCTCTCCGAGGAGTCCCGGCGCGTCCTGCTGGCCACGGGCACGGCCGCACTGCAGAGCATCCCGGTGCTGTCCGCAGCCGGCTCCTGCACCGGCGTGATCACCCTGCACTGGCCCGACGCCGGGCACCGGCCGACCGTGACCCAGGCCGAGACCCTCGATGCGCTGGCCGCCGAGACGGCGGCCTGGCTGAGCTGGTACCACCGCTCGGTACTCCTCGACGCCCTCGAACACGTCCACCGGACGGTGACCGGCTCCACGTAG